The Streptomyces sp. Alt3 genome has a segment encoding these proteins:
- a CDS encoding enoyl-CoA hydratase/isomerase family protein: MIDDLKALHVEHDDAVVRVRLNSPETGNAISGLLLDELLAVLGALDDHPAIRVLVLSGAGDDFCLGGDRTEFPALLSPETGNASMRALANKARRMCDLLANTGVVTIARLHGGVVGAGLGLAVFCDLRVGADTSHYRIPELGLGVPPAWGGITARMLYETGAARIRELLLTADRFDADRAAELAILHKVVPEDQLDATVDRWTKPLLRRSPSALRSTKAMLNSYAGAHRLGEATLFDAELLTASVAAAQAARRR; this comes from the coding sequence ATGATCGATGATCTCAAGGCCCTGCACGTCGAGCACGACGACGCGGTGGTGAGAGTCCGGTTGAACAGTCCGGAGACCGGAAACGCGATATCCGGACTGCTCCTGGACGAACTCCTCGCCGTCCTCGGCGCACTGGACGACCATCCCGCCATCCGCGTCCTGGTTCTCTCCGGCGCGGGCGACGACTTCTGCCTCGGCGGGGACCGCACCGAATTCCCCGCACTGCTCTCCCCGGAGACCGGCAACGCGAGCATGCGCGCGCTCGCCAACAAGGCGCGCCGGATGTGCGACCTGCTGGCGAACACCGGAGTCGTCACCATCGCGCGGCTGCACGGCGGCGTCGTGGGCGCGGGACTGGGACTCGCGGTCTTCTGCGATCTGCGCGTCGGAGCGGACACCAGTCACTACCGGATACCGGAGCTGGGCCTCGGCGTGCCCCCGGCCTGGGGTGGGATCACCGCCCGGATGCTGTACGAGACAGGGGCCGCCCGGATCCGGGAGCTGCTGCTCACCGCCGACAGGTTCGACGCCGATCGGGCCGCCGAACTGGCCATCCTGCACAAGGTCGTTCCGGAGGACCAGCTCGACGCCACCGTCGACCGCTGGACCAAGCCGCTGCTGCGCCGCTCCCCCTCGGCCCTGCGCAGCACGAAGGCCATGCTGAACTCCTATGCCGGAGCCCACCGCCTCGGCGAGGCCACGCTGTTCGACGCCGAGCTGCTGACCGCCTCCGTCGCCGCGGCCCAGGCCGCCCGGCGCCGCTGA
- a CDS encoding GNAT family N-acetyltransferase, which translates to MTEQVCLRDVVQADLEVFLAQEHDPESVRRSNFPPREREAFMKHWTTRVLGDPSNLVRAVTVDGELAGNLVAWWEEDRRFIGYWLGRQYWGRGIGTRALALFLEEETNRPLYADPFGENTGSVRLLEKHGFRSSGTVMHGEHEHIMLVLRKDG; encoded by the coding sequence ATGACTGAACAGGTGTGTCTCAGAGACGTGGTCCAGGCCGATCTGGAGGTGTTCCTCGCGCAGGAACACGACCCGGAGTCCGTACGCCGGTCGAACTTCCCGCCCCGCGAACGCGAGGCATTCATGAAGCACTGGACGACGAGGGTGCTGGGGGACCCGTCCAACCTCGTGCGTGCCGTCACCGTCGACGGAGAGCTCGCCGGCAACCTGGTGGCGTGGTGGGAAGAGGACCGGCGCTTCATCGGGTACTGGCTCGGCCGGCAGTACTGGGGCCGGGGCATCGGAACACGCGCGCTGGCGCTCTTCCTGGAGGAGGAGACCAACCGCCCGCTGTACGCCGACCCGTTCGGGGAGAACACCGGGTCGGTCCGGCTGCTGGAGAAGCACGGCTTCCGTAGCAGCGGGACGGTCATGCACGGCGAGCACGAGCACATCATGCTGGTGCTGCGGAAGGACGGCTGA
- a CDS encoding non-ribosomal peptide synthetase: MTGFRLEDVLPLTPLQAGMLFHALYDSRAVDVYTAQFVFELEGPVDVPALRAAVGGLLRRHANLRVGFLHEDLDEPVQAVAAEVPVPLEKLDLTGAGAPGAVEDRLTAFLAADRTRRFDLATPPLMRFTLVRTAPDRHRLVMTSHHILLDGWSMPLLVRELFELYAHHGDDSTLPRVAPYRTYLAWLAQQDRDAALDVWRTALAGIEAPTLLAGRGGADVPGSGDLPGTLVLDLDAATTHRLRQTARAHRLTLNTLVQGAWGLLLAHLTGRPDVVFGTTVSGRPPEIPGIESMVGLFINTVPVRLRPAPGETLATLLTRLQEEQGRLLGSQYVGLTEIRGVTDLPELFDTLAVFENYPMDAEALRTARQALPGLAVTGFSGTDAAHYPLTLTIAPGDTLKITFGYRAAALGREEVARTVARMRRLLTAMAEGLDRRADSVPVLLEGEREALLFLSDGAGLPHTAAGTSIPDAVARHAGLHPDAVAVTGAGEQLTYGRLRDLSEETAGALTGLGTGGEDGVGILLGRSAATVTASLAALRAGAAYVPLDPRWPAERLARVAEVTGLRALIVDETTRTHPWAAGLDPRVAVLTVDAAGRVVHGGPAVPGALPAVTGGARLAYVMFTSGSTGLPKGVGVTHADVAALAADRTWADGVADAVLMHSAYVFDASTFEIWAPLLNGGRVVVAPEGALQPAVLRDLVARDGVTAAFLTTALFNVVAETDPDALGLLRLVASGGETAAPGLLQSLAAAHPRTAFLNVYGPTETTTFATRHRVHPGAPAGAPPIGLPLDGMRAYVLDTALRHVPPGAEGELYVAGAGVARGYLGRPGPTATRFVADPFSGSGARMYRTGDLVRRDPDGTLHYVARSDQQIKLRGHRIEPAEIEAVLRTDDSVRAACVLVREDLPGDRTLTAYVVPAPGHTPDPDLLAAYVGRRLPAYMVPATIQPLDALPLTANGKLDRSALPAPATAPASGSRLPRTAHEEILAGLFADVLGVDRVGIDDSFFALGGHSLLATRLVGRVRTALDTETEIRTLFENPTVATLAGALRDAGRPARPALVPQERPDLLPLSYAQQRLWFLHRLEGPSATYNIPFALRLDGPLDAEALRRALHDVLGRHAALRTVFPEHDSRPHQRITAPDDVRLPLAVEAVDEDRLPARIAAAATAPIDIEHRLPLRATLLRLDDTAHVLVLVIHHIAADGSSLAPFARDLGAAYRARVRAGAPQWTDLPVDYADHTLWQRRLLGDESDPDSLVARQLVHWKDALDGLPEMIELPWDRSRPAVPRHTGATHDFALDPATARQVADLARTSGCSVFMVLQAALSVVLSRHGAGDDIPLGTAVAGRTDEAAADLVGLFVNTLVLRTDLTGDPTFLELLHRVKEFDLSAYAHQDVPFERLVELLNPARSQNHHPLFQTMLILQNHTPAAPVDLPGVTTRGIPVDPGVSKFDLSFTFTETYDDDGTPSGMRAAVDYATELFDASTVRDLAGRLVLLITAATADPDRPLSTYDVLTAAERDRLTAWGTGPADDGPGSTVPALFEQWARRTPDAPAVRDAGTTLTYGELDSRADALARRLAARGIGPEDRVAVALPRTAELVVALLGILKAGAAYVPLDPDYPARRLSHMLDDSRPRLLLTTPAVRSRLPETSVPCLYAGDHEDSAPTSAYPPALLPAHPAYVIYTSGSTGRPKGVVVTHRGAGAMARTQRERLRVTPGSRVLHMASVSFDAAFWELCMGLLSGACLEIDEREALLPGPALAALVRERGVTHLTLPPAALAVMPPDSLPAGTTLVLAGEACTPALVHAWAADRFLVNAYGPTETTVCATMSTFQHADGPLAPDRTVPIGVPVDGTRVHVLDDRLRPVPPGVTGELHVGGGGVARGYHGRAALTASRFVADPFGAAGSRMYRTGDLVRWTADGQLVYVSRVDDQVKLRGFRIELGEIESALTALPGVAAACAVVREDRPGDRRLVAYTVPADGADGPDDSEIRTHLAATLPDHMIPAAHMRLDALPVTPNGKTDRRALPAPEHAAAADGRAPGTARERALCQAFAETLGVPEVGVTDDFFALGGHSLLAVTLAQRIEERCGRRPSLRSVFAAPTVEGIARLLDDGAKEGNADHDGTPDLLSEVRLAADITGRTGPAPVPAPTRRRARPTPRPLLTGASGFLGAFLLRDLIETTGGPVDCLVRAGNEQRAAHRVRANLEHYGLWRSRYAGLVHAVPGDLAAPGLGLSPGDRTALVRRLGTVIHNGAHVNFAAGYGDLRAPNVAGTEELLRLLADSASPGMHYVSTTSVHAPASGPDPVTITEATPSGPASALPDGYAQSKWVAEQLVGLARERGLPVTVHRPGRISGDTTTGACQDRDLLWQLIKGCLQAGMVPDLPHGSTDWVPVDYVSAAVVALATSGRTDAEVHHFTHPDAPGLDRVFEVAARMGHELRTVPVPQWQARVAAQHDNAAQLFLGEAGGSRHKVTDHRGFDSSRTAETAAALGVQLPALTDGVLTRYLAYFHRTGFLPSPQGVRAAS; this comes from the coding sequence GTGACCGGGTTCCGACTGGAAGACGTACTGCCGCTGACGCCGCTACAGGCGGGCATGCTGTTCCACGCGCTGTACGACTCCCGCGCCGTGGACGTCTACACCGCACAGTTCGTCTTCGAACTCGAAGGCCCCGTCGACGTCCCCGCCCTGCGGGCCGCCGTCGGCGGTCTGCTGCGGCGGCACGCCAACCTGCGGGTCGGGTTCCTCCACGAGGACCTGGACGAGCCCGTGCAGGCCGTCGCGGCCGAGGTGCCGGTGCCGCTGGAGAAGCTGGACCTGACCGGTGCGGGCGCCCCGGGGGCGGTGGAGGACCGCCTCACCGCGTTCCTCGCCGCGGACCGCACCCGCCGGTTCGACCTCGCCACCCCGCCGCTGATGCGTTTCACCCTGGTGCGCACCGCGCCCGACCGCCACCGGCTCGTCATGACCAGCCATCACATCCTGCTCGACGGCTGGTCGATGCCCCTGCTCGTACGCGAACTCTTCGAGCTGTACGCACACCACGGCGACGACAGCACCCTGCCGCGCGTCGCCCCCTACCGGACCTATCTCGCCTGGCTGGCCCAGCAGGACCGGGACGCGGCCCTGGACGTCTGGCGCACCGCCCTGGCCGGGATCGAGGCACCGACCCTGCTCGCCGGGCGGGGCGGGGCCGATGTGCCGGGCTCCGGCGACCTGCCCGGCACGCTGGTCCTCGACCTCGACGCGGCCACGACGCACCGGCTGCGCCAGACGGCCCGCGCCCACCGGCTCACCCTCAACACCCTGGTCCAGGGAGCCTGGGGTCTGCTCCTCGCGCACCTCACCGGGCGCCCCGACGTCGTCTTCGGTACCACCGTCTCCGGCCGCCCGCCGGAGATCCCCGGCATCGAGTCGATGGTCGGTCTCTTCATCAACACCGTCCCCGTGCGGCTCCGCCCGGCACCGGGCGAGACCCTGGCGACGCTCCTGACCCGGCTCCAGGAGGAACAGGGCCGGCTCCTCGGCAGCCAGTACGTGGGCCTGACCGAGATACGCGGCGTCACGGACCTGCCCGAACTCTTCGACACGCTGGCCGTGTTCGAGAACTACCCGATGGACGCCGAGGCCCTGCGCACTGCCCGGCAGGCACTGCCCGGTCTCGCCGTGACCGGATTCAGCGGCACGGACGCGGCGCACTACCCGCTCACCCTCACCATCGCCCCCGGCGACACCCTGAAGATCACCTTCGGCTACCGGGCCGCCGCCCTCGGCCGGGAAGAGGTGGCCCGCACGGTCGCCCGCATGCGGCGCCTGCTGACCGCCATGGCGGAGGGACTCGACCGCCGCGCCGACAGTGTTCCCGTACTCCTGGAGGGCGAGCGCGAGGCGTTGCTCTTCCTGAGCGACGGGGCCGGACTCCCGCACACGGCGGCGGGGACGAGCATCCCCGACGCCGTGGCCCGGCACGCCGGACTGCACCCCGACGCGGTGGCCGTGACCGGCGCCGGGGAGCAGCTGACCTACGGAAGGCTCCGCGACCTCTCGGAGGAGACGGCCGGAGCCCTGACCGGACTCGGCACCGGCGGGGAGGACGGTGTCGGCATCCTCCTGGGCCGCTCGGCCGCCACCGTCACCGCGTCCCTGGCGGCCCTGCGCGCGGGCGCCGCCTATGTGCCGCTCGACCCGCGCTGGCCCGCCGAACGGCTCGCCCGCGTGGCCGAGGTGACGGGCCTGCGCGCACTGATCGTCGACGAGACCACCCGCACCCACCCCTGGGCCGCGGGGCTGGACCCCCGGGTCGCCGTACTGACCGTGGACGCCGCGGGCCGTGTCGTGCACGGAGGGCCCGCCGTCCCGGGAGCCCTCCCCGCCGTCACGGGCGGTGCCCGGCTCGCGTACGTCATGTTCACCTCGGGCTCCACCGGTCTGCCGAAGGGTGTCGGCGTCACCCACGCCGACGTGGCCGCGCTCGCGGCCGACCGGACCTGGGCCGACGGCGTGGCCGACGCGGTGCTGATGCACTCGGCGTACGTCTTCGACGCCTCCACCTTCGAGATCTGGGCGCCCCTCCTCAACGGCGGCCGTGTCGTCGTGGCCCCCGAGGGCGCCCTCCAGCCCGCCGTGCTCCGCGACCTCGTCGCACGCGACGGAGTGACTGCGGCGTTCCTGACCACGGCCCTGTTCAACGTCGTCGCCGAGACCGACCCCGATGCCCTCGGCCTGCTCCGGCTGGTCGCCTCCGGAGGTGAGACCGCGGCGCCCGGCCTCCTCCAGAGCCTCGCCGCCGCGCACCCCCGCACCGCCTTCCTCAACGTCTACGGGCCCACCGAGACCACCACGTTCGCCACGCGCCACCGCGTCCACCCCGGCGCCCCGGCCGGCGCGCCCCCGATCGGCCTGCCGCTGGACGGTATGCGGGCCTACGTCCTGGACACCGCGCTGCGGCACGTGCCGCCCGGCGCAGAGGGAGAGCTGTACGTCGCGGGAGCCGGAGTCGCGCGCGGCTACCTGGGGCGCCCCGGCCCGACCGCCACCCGCTTCGTCGCCGACCCGTTCTCCGGCTCGGGGGCGCGCATGTACCGCACCGGCGACCTCGTACGCAGGGACCCCGACGGCACCCTGCACTACGTGGCCCGGTCCGACCAGCAGATCAAGCTGCGCGGCCACCGCATCGAGCCGGCCGAGATCGAGGCCGTGCTCCGCACCGACGACTCCGTGCGCGCCGCGTGCGTCCTGGTCCGCGAGGACCTGCCCGGCGACCGCACCCTGACCGCGTACGTCGTCCCCGCCCCCGGGCACACCCCGGACCCCGACCTGCTCGCCGCGTACGTCGGCCGCCGACTGCCCGCGTACATGGTGCCCGCCACCATCCAGCCGCTCGACGCCCTGCCCCTGACCGCGAACGGCAAACTCGACCGGTCCGCCCTGCCCGCGCCCGCCACCGCACCGGCCTCGGGGAGCCGCCTGCCCCGCACGGCCCACGAGGAGATCCTCGCCGGGCTGTTCGCCGACGTCCTGGGCGTCGACCGCGTCGGGATCGACGACAGCTTCTTCGCCCTGGGCGGTCACTCCCTGCTCGCCACCCGCCTCGTCGGCCGCGTCCGTACCGCCCTGGACACCGAGACCGAGATCCGCACCCTCTTCGAGAACCCCACCGTCGCCACGCTCGCAGGCGCGCTGCGGGACGCGGGCCGCCCCGCCCGCCCCGCCCTCGTGCCCCAGGAGCGCCCCGACCTGCTCCCGCTGTCCTACGCGCAGCAGCGCCTGTGGTTCCTGCACCGCCTCGAAGGCCCCTCGGCCACCTACAACATCCCCTTCGCCCTGCGCCTCGACGGGCCGCTCGACGCGGAAGCCCTGCGCCGGGCCCTCCACGACGTCCTCGGCCGCCACGCCGCCCTGCGCACCGTCTTCCCCGAGCACGACAGCAGACCGCACCAGAGGATCACCGCCCCGGACGACGTCCGCCTCCCGCTCGCCGTGGAAGCCGTCGACGAGGACCGCCTGCCCGCCCGGATCGCGGCCGCCGCGACCGCGCCGATCGACATCGAGCACCGACTGCCCCTCCGGGCCACCCTGCTGCGCCTGGACGACACCGCACACGTCCTGGTCCTCGTGATCCACCACATCGCCGCCGACGGCTCGTCCCTGGCGCCCTTCGCCCGCGACCTCGGAGCCGCCTACCGCGCCCGCGTCCGCGCCGGTGCGCCGCAGTGGACGGACCTTCCCGTCGACTACGCCGACCACACGCTCTGGCAGCGCCGGCTGCTCGGCGACGAGAGCGACCCCGACAGCCTCGTCGCACGGCAACTCGTCCACTGGAAGGACGCGTTGGACGGACTTCCGGAGATGATCGAGCTGCCCTGGGACCGATCGCGTCCCGCGGTGCCCCGGCACACCGGCGCCACCCACGACTTCGCCCTCGACCCGGCCACCGCCCGGCAGGTCGCCGACCTGGCCCGCACCAGCGGCTGCAGCGTCTTCATGGTGCTCCAGGCAGCCCTCTCGGTGGTTCTCTCCCGGCACGGCGCGGGCGACGACATCCCGCTGGGCACAGCCGTCGCGGGACGCACCGACGAGGCCGCCGCGGATCTCGTCGGCCTCTTCGTCAACACGCTCGTGCTGCGCACGGACCTCACCGGCGACCCCACGTTCCTCGAACTCCTGCACCGGGTGAAGGAGTTCGACCTCTCCGCGTACGCGCACCAGGACGTTCCCTTCGAGCGTCTGGTGGAGCTGCTCAACCCCGCGCGCTCGCAGAACCACCACCCGCTCTTCCAGACCATGCTCATCCTCCAGAACCACACCCCCGCCGCCCCGGTCGACCTGCCCGGCGTCACCACCCGGGGCATCCCGGTCGACCCCGGGGTCAGCAAGTTCGACCTGTCGTTCACCTTCACCGAGACGTACGACGACGACGGCACGCCCAGTGGCATGCGGGCCGCGGTCGACTACGCGACGGAACTCTTCGACGCGTCCACGGTCCGCGACCTCGCCGGACGGCTCGTCCTCCTGATCACCGCCGCGACCGCCGACCCCGACCGCCCCCTGAGCACGTACGACGTACTCACCGCCGCCGAGCGCGACCGCCTGACGGCCTGGGGCACCGGCCCCGCCGACGACGGGCCCGGATCGACCGTCCCCGCCCTCTTCGAGCAGTGGGCCCGGCGCACCCCGGACGCCCCCGCCGTCCGCGACGCGGGGACCACCCTCACCTACGGCGAGCTCGACAGCCGCGCCGACGCCCTCGCCCGCCGGCTCGCGGCGCGCGGCATCGGCCCCGAGGACCGGGTGGCGGTCGCCCTGCCCCGCACCGCGGAACTCGTCGTGGCCCTGCTCGGCATCCTCAAGGCCGGGGCGGCGTACGTCCCCCTCGACCCGGACTACCCCGCCCGGCGCCTGTCCCACATGCTCGACGACTCCCGCCCGCGCCTGCTCCTCACCACACCCGCCGTCCGCAGCCGCCTGCCCGAGACCTCGGTGCCCTGCCTGTACGCCGGCGACCACGAGGATTCCGCACCCACGTCGGCGTACCCCCCGGCCCTGCTCCCCGCACACCCCGCGTACGTCATCTACACCTCCGGATCCACCGGCCGCCCCAAGGGAGTCGTGGTCACCCACCGGGGCGCCGGAGCCATGGCCAGGACCCAGCGCGAACGGCTGCGCGTCACCCCGGGCAGCCGGGTGCTGCACATGGCGTCCGTCAGCTTCGACGCCGCGTTCTGGGAGCTCTGCATGGGGCTCCTCTCCGGGGCCTGCCTGGAGATCGACGAACGGGAGGCCCTGCTGCCCGGCCCCGCCCTCGCCGCCCTGGTCCGCGAGCGGGGCGTCACCCACCTCACCCTGCCGCCCGCCGCCCTCGCGGTGATGCCGCCCGACTCGCTGCCCGCCGGGACGACGCTGGTCCTCGCCGGTGAGGCGTGCACACCGGCCCTGGTGCACGCCTGGGCGGCGGACCGCTTCCTCGTCAACGCCTACGGCCCGACCGAGACCACCGTCTGCGCGACGATGAGCACCTTCCAGCACGCGGACGGACCACTCGCCCCCGACCGCACCGTGCCCATCGGCGTCCCCGTCGACGGCACCCGCGTCCACGTCCTGGACGACAGGCTGCGCCCCGTACCCCCCGGCGTCACCGGCGAACTCCACGTCGGCGGCGGGGGAGTGGCCCGCGGTTACCACGGCCGGGCCGCCCTGACCGCGTCCCGCTTCGTGGCCGACCCCTTCGGCGCGGCGGGCAGCCGGATGTACCGCACCGGTGACCTGGTGCGCTGGACGGCCGACGGGCAACTCGTCTACGTCTCCCGCGTCGACGACCAGGTCAAGCTTCGCGGCTTCCGCATCGAGCTCGGTGAGATCGAGTCCGCGCTCACCGCTCTGCCCGGCGTCGCCGCGGCCTGCGCGGTCGTCCGCGAGGACCGGCCGGGCGACCGGCGACTGGTCGCCTACACCGTGCCGGCCGACGGCGCGGACGGCCCGGACGACAGCGAGATCCGTACGCACCTCGCCGCCACCCTGCCCGACCACATGATCCCCGCCGCCCACATGCGGCTCGACGCGTTGCCCGTCACGCCGAACGGCAAGACCGACCGGCGCGCCCTGCCCGCACCGGAACATGCCGCGGCGGCCGACGGCCGGGCACCGGGCACCGCTCGCGAACGGGCCCTGTGCCAGGCGTTCGCCGAGACGCTCGGTGTACCCGAAGTGGGCGTCACCGACGACTTCTTCGCCCTCGGCGGCCATTCCCTGCTCGCCGTCACCCTCGCTCAGCGCATCGAGGAGCGGTGCGGCCGGCGCCCCTCCCTGCGGTCCGTGTTCGCCGCCCCCACCGTCGAGGGCATCGCCCGCCTCCTGGACGACGGCGCGAAGGAGGGGAACGCCGACCACGACGGCACACCGGACCTCCTGTCCGAGGTCCGGCTCGCGGCGGACATCACCGGGCGGACCGGCCCCGCCCCCGTACCGGCTCCCACCCGGAGGCGCGCCCGGCCCACCCCCCGCCCCCTGCTGACCGGCGCCTCCGGCTTCCTCGGCGCCTTCCTCCTGCGCGATCTCATCGAGACCACCGGCGGGCCCGTCGACTGCCTCGTACGCGCCGGGAACGAGCAGCGCGCAGCACACCGCGTGCGGGCCAACCTGGAGCACTACGGTCTGTGGCGCTCCCGGTACGCAGGCCTGGTCCACGCCGTCCCCGGGGACCTCGCGGCCCCTGGCCTCGGCCTGTCACCCGGGGACCGGACCGCCCTGGTCCGACGTCTCGGCACCGTGATCCACAACGGAGCACACGTCAACTTCGCGGCCGGCTACGGCGATCTGCGCGCCCCCAACGTGGCCGGGACCGAGGAACTGCTGCGCCTGCTCGCCGACTCCGCGTCACCCGGGATGCACTACGTATCGACCACGAGCGTCCACGCCCCCGCGTCCGGCCCCGACCCCGTCACGATCACGGAGGCGACCCCGTCGGGCCCGGCCTCCGCCCTGCCCGACGGGTACGCGCAGAGCAAATGGGTCGCCGAGCAGCTCGTCGGGCTGGCCCGCGAACGCGGCCTGCCGGTCACCGTCCACCGGCCCGGCCGCATCAGCGGCGACACAACTACCGGCGCCTGCCAGGACCGTGACCTCCTGTGGCAGCTCATCAAGGGATGCCTCCAGGCGGGCATGGTGCCGGACCTGCCGCACGGGTCGACCGACTGGGTGCCCGTGGACTACGTCAGCGCGGCCGTGGTGGCGCTCGCCACGTCCGGCCGGACGGACGCGGAGGTCCACCACTTCACCCACCCGGACGCACCCGGCCTGGACCGCGTCTTCGAGGTCGCCGCCCGCATGGGACACGAGCTGCGGACCGTCCCGGTCCCGCAGTGGCAGGCACGTGTCGCCGCTCAGCACGACAACGCGGCGCAGCTGTTCCTCGGCGAAGCAGGCGGGAGCCGCCACAAGGTGACGGACCACCGGGGCTTCGACTCCAGCAGGACGGCCGAGACCGCCGCGGCCCTCGGCGTCCAGCTGCCCGCGCTGACCGACGGCGTCCTGACCCGCTACCTGGCCTACTTCCACCGAACGGGCTTCCTGCCCTCGCCGCAGGGGGTACGGGCCGCGAGTTGA